A genomic window from Micromonospora sp. WMMA1947 includes:
- a CDS encoding PspC domain-containing protein, with translation MNEDAARPPRPWAAAQDAPPPPPPGAAPTTDQATPPPGGGTPFGGPPPGGYAPPPGAAGFTTRYGLVRPREGRYLAGVCAAIGRATNTDPVLWRVLLAVLGFFGGIGIIVYVAGWLIIPGEGDTASPVEAMLGRGRSSMSPITVIVLGIVVALGFAYVVTDGFRAILLGAVILIGGALLLNREQRGPGQRPPQQAPPHGPPPGPVPPVAWPAPQAPAPGAWTAAPPAAPWTGTPAGPATPVPPGAAPSSGLPATHPEPGYPPAGRPEPGYPPASVSPASAAEPGYPPVPGSEPGYPATSDAEREPGPSGTGYPTLPAPGWPAASGTRPGPSEPTTVAMPHVTGPAADTAAWPAYGGNPAWPGEPGAVPPPTPVGAPLPPGGYRPPFAPHGPYAAKPPVPPPVRPPRPPKRPKERSALGAITFSLIFLALGVVAMLDLLDVFPVGAAGYFAAVLATIGLGLLVGTWFGRARWLIALGLVTAAALGIATVAESYDRVRGIDGNVTWAPTDLRDLANRYENNLGDATLDLRGIDFDKQDVQVTVDVNLGNATVVVPPNVDVTTVADVNAGDATVFGRRSGGLGGRQWETTDAGADGPGGGKLRLFVHVNAGKLEVTR, from the coding sequence CCCGGTGGGTACGCCCCACCGCCCGGCGCCGCCGGCTTCACCACCCGGTACGGCCTGGTACGCCCCCGCGAGGGCCGCTACCTGGCCGGGGTGTGCGCCGCCATCGGCCGGGCCACGAACACCGACCCGGTGCTGTGGCGCGTGCTGCTGGCCGTGCTCGGCTTCTTCGGCGGCATCGGCATCATCGTGTACGTCGCCGGCTGGCTGATCATCCCCGGCGAGGGCGACACCGCCTCGCCGGTGGAGGCCATGCTCGGCCGGGGCCGGTCCAGCATGTCCCCGATCACGGTGATCGTGCTCGGCATCGTGGTGGCGCTCGGCTTCGCCTACGTCGTCACCGACGGGTTCCGGGCGATCCTGCTGGGCGCGGTGATCCTCATCGGCGGCGCGCTCCTGCTCAACCGCGAGCAACGCGGCCCGGGGCAGCGGCCGCCGCAGCAGGCGCCGCCGCACGGTCCCCCGCCGGGTCCGGTGCCACCGGTGGCCTGGCCCGCACCGCAGGCCCCGGCACCGGGCGCGTGGACCGCGGCTCCCCCCGCGGCGCCGTGGACCGGCACGCCCGCCGGGCCGGCCACGCCGGTACCCCCCGGAGCGGCACCGTCCAGCGGCCTGCCCGCCACCCACCCGGAGCCCGGCTACCCGCCGGCCGGCCGCCCCGAGCCGGGCTACCCCCCGGCGTCCGTGTCCCCGGCGTCCGCCGCCGAACCGGGCTACCCGCCGGTGCCCGGGTCCGAGCCGGGGTACCCGGCCACGTCCGACGCGGAGCGCGAGCCGGGCCCCTCCGGTACCGGCTACCCGACGCTGCCGGCGCCGGGCTGGCCGGCCGCGTCCGGCACCCGGCCGGGCCCGTCCGAGCCGACGACTGTCGCGATGCCGCACGTGACCGGGCCGGCCGCCGACACCGCCGCCTGGCCCGCGTACGGCGGGAACCCGGCCTGGCCGGGCGAGCCGGGCGCCGTGCCGCCGCCCACGCCGGTGGGCGCACCGCTGCCGCCCGGCGGTTACCGGCCGCCGTTCGCCCCGCACGGCCCCTACGCGGCGAAGCCACCCGTCCCGCCACCGGTCCGGCCGCCCCGGCCACCGAAGCGGCCCAAGGAGCGCTCGGCGCTCGGCGCGATCACGTTCTCGCTGATCTTCCTGGCGCTCGGCGTGGTGGCCATGCTCGACCTGCTCGACGTCTTCCCGGTCGGTGCCGCCGGCTACTTCGCCGCGGTGCTCGCGACCATCGGCCTCGGCCTGCTCGTCGGCACCTGGTTCGGCCGGGCCCGCTGGCTGATCGCCCTGGGCCTGGTGACCGCCGCGGCGCTCGGCATCGCCACCGTCGCCGAGTCCTACGACCGGGTACGCGGCATCGACGGCAACGTCACCTGGGCCCCGACCGACCTGCGCGACCTGGCGAACCGGTACGAGAACAACCTCGGTGACGCGACGCTCGACCTGCGCGGGATCGACTTCGACAAGCAGGACGTCCAGGTGACCGTCGACGTGAACCTCGGCAACGCGACCGTGGTCGTACCGCCGAATGTCGACGTGACCACTGTGGCCGACGTGAACGCCGGTGACGCCACGGTCTTCGGCCGGCGCAGCGGCGGGCTCGGCGGTCGCCAGTGGGAAACCACCGACGCCGGTGCCGACGGTCCCGGTGGGGGCAAGCTGCGCCTCTTCGTCCACGTGAACGCCGGCAAGCTGGAGGTGACCCGATGA